The following proteins are co-located in the Sporolactobacillus pectinivorans genome:
- a CDS encoding YfkD family protein, translating into MKKILPFLCCIAALLCCFQTADAKGPLPDKLPESVVDISKENTYPNPSHDTSELVPGGRTKSLLETANVPIENPTLIRLLNESSIHPSKWSIGYSAKIYLGEWPLNYKSKETSVNWEYKKINDNAVDARGSESGQKLVYVQKVQAKITGGLTAEVPKEDEVNQLIMAKAMQKTHLPISFSTIIGSGTRIDRPYQVQAKQIGHLYGYVPAVNEKGKITYGEVYLVLKAGNANLEVKNIMQQGIGAWMPIQDHLSLRYLAQ; encoded by the coding sequence ATGAAAAAAATCCTGCCTTTTCTTTGCTGTATTGCCGCTCTTCTCTGTTGTTTTCAGACCGCTGATGCAAAAGGGCCTCTGCCGGACAAATTACCTGAATCTGTGGTCGACATTTCCAAGGAGAACACGTATCCGAATCCGTCGCATGATACATCGGAACTCGTGCCCGGGGGCCGCACAAAATCATTGTTAGAAACAGCGAATGTTCCGATAGAGAATCCGACATTGATCCGGCTTCTGAATGAGTCGTCTATCCATCCTTCTAAGTGGTCGATCGGCTATTCGGCAAAAATATATCTGGGCGAGTGGCCGTTGAATTATAAGTCAAAAGAAACCTCCGTAAACTGGGAATACAAGAAAATCAATGATAACGCTGTGGACGCCCGCGGCAGTGAAAGCGGGCAGAAGCTGGTCTATGTACAAAAAGTTCAGGCAAAGATTACCGGCGGGCTGACAGCCGAGGTGCCTAAAGAAGACGAAGTCAATCAATTGATTATGGCAAAAGCTATGCAGAAAACACATTTGCCGATCTCCTTTTCAACCATCATCGGCAGCGGAACAAGGATTGATCGCCCATACCAGGTACAGGCAAAACAGATCGGTCATTTGTACGGGTATGTGCCGGCCGTCAATGAAAAAGGGAAAATCACTTACGGAGAAGTGTATTTGGTGCTCAAAGCCGGCAATGCGAACCTCGAAGTGAAGAACATTATGCAGC
- a CDS encoding pyridoxal phosphate-dependent aminotransferase codes for MVNYPKSNALNRLPKQFFAHLVVKTNAAVAKGYDVINLGQGNPDQPTPGHIVRALQKASENPLYHKYSPFRGYDFLKEAIAAFYKREYDVDLDPKTEVAILFGSKTGLVEIGECLLNSGDTVLMPDPGYPDYLSGFALANLHVEKMPLLRENAFLPDYASMSERVLDQAKLMFLNYPNNPTAATAPADFFEQTVETAARHHICVVHDFAYGALGFDGVRPRSFLQTAGAKDVGVEMYTLSKTYNMAGWRVGFALGNKSVIEAIELIQDHYYVSLFGGIQEASAEALLGPQDCVRDLVRRYETRRNAFFDAAHKIGWDAVPSKGSFFGWLPVPKGYTSESFFEYLLDKAHVVVAPGIGFGSLGENYIRVGLLTEPERLAEAAERIGELHLFN; via the coding sequence ATGGTTAACTATCCAAAATCAAACGCTTTAAACCGGCTTCCTAAACAATTTTTTGCGCATCTTGTGGTGAAAACAAATGCGGCAGTCGCCAAGGGCTACGATGTCATCAATCTCGGGCAGGGCAACCCGGATCAGCCGACGCCGGGACATATTGTGCGTGCGCTGCAGAAGGCTTCGGAGAATCCGCTGTATCATAAATATTCACCATTCCGGGGTTATGACTTTCTTAAGGAAGCAATTGCCGCTTTCTATAAGCGCGAGTACGATGTTGATCTTGATCCAAAAACAGAGGTTGCCATTCTGTTTGGTTCGAAAACGGGGCTTGTTGAGATCGGTGAATGCCTGCTGAATAGCGGCGATACAGTGCTGATGCCTGATCCGGGGTATCCGGATTATCTGTCCGGATTCGCTCTCGCTAATCTTCATGTTGAGAAGATGCCGCTGCTAAGAGAAAATGCTTTTTTGCCGGATTACGCTTCGATGTCTGAACGGGTGCTTGATCAGGCGAAACTGATGTTCCTCAATTATCCGAACAACCCGACTGCCGCCACAGCACCGGCGGATTTCTTTGAGCAGACGGTCGAGACTGCAGCCAGACATCATATTTGTGTTGTTCATGATTTCGCTTACGGAGCACTTGGCTTTGACGGAGTCCGTCCGCGCAGTTTCCTGCAGACTGCGGGAGCGAAAGACGTCGGTGTTGAGATGTATACTCTCTCGAAAACCTATAATATGGCAGGATGGCGGGTTGGTTTCGCATTAGGGAATAAAAGCGTGATTGAGGCGATTGAACTGATTCAGGATCACTATTATGTCAGCCTGTTCGGAGGGATTCAGGAGGCAAGTGCCGAAGCGCTGCTTGGACCGCAGGATTGTGTCCGCGATCTGGTCCGCCGCTATGAAACGCGGCGCAATGCATTCTTTGATGCCGCTCATAAAATCGGATGGGATGCTGTACCTTCAAAAGGGTCTTTCTTCGGCTGGCTTCCGGTACCAAAGGGGTACACTTCTGAATCGTTTTTTGAGTATCTGCTGGATAAGGCGCATGTCGTGGTTGCTCCGGGAATCGGTTTCGGATCCCTGGGGGAAAATTATATCCGTGTCGGGTTGCTGACGGAACCGGAGCGCCTGGCTGAAGCAGCGGAACGGATCGGGGAGCTGCACCTTTTTAACTGA
- a CDS encoding carbon-nitrogen family hydrolase has translation MKMVLMQLDIAFGEPEKNIRHAEKLMRETLREKTDVMILPELWTTGYDLKNLDHTADAEGEKIKKIAGAWARNMNANVIAGSIAQKTESGIFNTLFVFNREGTRIKEYSKAHLFRLMNEEKFLEAGKQDGLFMIDDIPAAGFVCYDIRFPEWIRKHVLSGARLLFIPAEWPKPRLDHWRTLLTCRAIENQAYVIACNRAGSDPDNVFAGHSMVISPWGEILAEAGEEETVLTVDIDLSAVDTIRSRIPIFEDRRPELY, from the coding sequence ATGAAAATGGTGCTGATGCAATTAGACATCGCTTTCGGGGAACCGGAAAAAAATATTCGGCACGCTGAAAAACTGATGCGTGAAACGCTCAGAGAAAAAACAGATGTCATGATCCTGCCCGAGCTGTGGACCACAGGCTATGATCTGAAAAATTTGGATCATACTGCGGACGCAGAGGGTGAAAAAATAAAAAAAATCGCCGGTGCATGGGCAAGAAATATGAATGCCAATGTCATAGCCGGATCGATTGCCCAAAAAACGGAGTCCGGCATATTCAATACGCTATTTGTTTTCAACAGGGAGGGCACCCGTATCAAAGAGTACAGTAAAGCCCATCTTTTCCGGTTAATGAACGAAGAAAAGTTTCTGGAGGCCGGCAAACAGGACGGGCTGTTTATGATTGACGATATTCCGGCAGCCGGTTTTGTTTGTTATGACATCCGCTTTCCGGAGTGGATCCGGAAGCATGTCCTGTCGGGAGCCCGGTTGCTTTTTATCCCAGCCGAGTGGCCAAAACCGCGACTGGATCACTGGCGTACCCTGCTTACCTGCCGCGCAATTGAAAACCAGGCTTATGTGATCGCCTGTAACCGCGCAGGCAGTGATCCGGATAATGTATTTGCGGGACACTCGATGGTGATCAGCCCGTGGGGAGAAATTCTTGCCGAGGCGGGTGAAGAGGAGACCGTGCTTACGGTGGATATAGATCTTTCAGCTGTCGATACTATACGGTCGCGCATTCCGATATTCGAAGACCGCAGGCCCGAGCTTTATTAA
- a CDS encoding MFS transporter, with amino-acid sequence MDSRFYHSFRFSLLIGSVFICGTAEGMLLPLIASLLEKEGVPPIVNGAGTTALYLGMLLSLPFMEKPMQKLGYKTFLFTGLMLITLSLFLFPLWFNLGFWFILRLAVGIGDSMLHFAAQTWITIRSPSKKRGQNIAMYGLSFGLGFAAGPLLVRLLVFGTAVPFITSAVLCLVFLLPLLLLKNEYPEKTAPKGHSLKYGLLRYKQAIAAVWSGLVATFGYGFMEASLNNSFPVFALRSGFGLDDVSSLLPIFVAGGLLTQFPIGMIGDRIGRKILLPLLSLLGAAAFALSGVMSASYYGLFFTFLAAGMLIGSLYSLSMSYVSDMLDRPLIPLGNILMSFCYSIGCMAGPVASNSLIRPFPRGGLFFGISFILLIVSLSSSLQRKRHTGKKQPAVTQSTETARS; translated from the coding sequence ATGGATTCCCGTTTTTATCACTCATTTCGATTTTCGTTATTAATTGGCTCAGTATTTATCTGCGGCACTGCAGAAGGCATGCTACTTCCACTGATCGCATCCCTGCTGGAAAAAGAAGGTGTTCCGCCGATAGTCAACGGTGCGGGGACAACCGCGCTTTATCTCGGGATGCTGCTGTCTCTTCCCTTTATGGAAAAACCTATGCAGAAACTCGGCTACAAAACATTCCTGTTCACAGGATTGATGTTGATCACCCTGTCACTTTTTCTTTTCCCGCTTTGGTTTAATCTAGGGTTCTGGTTCATTTTGCGGCTTGCAGTCGGCATTGGCGACAGTATGCTTCATTTTGCCGCACAAACCTGGATCACGATCAGAAGCCCCAGCAAAAAAAGGGGACAAAATATTGCGATGTATGGTTTGTCTTTCGGGCTTGGATTTGCCGCCGGCCCTCTGCTTGTTCGTTTGCTCGTTTTCGGCACAGCCGTTCCTTTTATAACCAGTGCCGTGCTCTGTCTTGTCTTTCTCCTCCCGCTTCTTCTTTTGAAAAATGAATATCCGGAGAAAACCGCTCCGAAGGGGCATTCGCTCAAATACGGATTACTGCGGTACAAGCAAGCCATCGCCGCTGTATGGTCCGGCCTGGTCGCCACTTTCGGGTACGGATTTATGGAAGCTTCGCTCAATAACAGCTTCCCTGTTTTTGCTTTAAGAAGCGGATTTGGACTGGATGACGTTTCTTCACTGCTCCCGATTTTTGTTGCCGGAGGACTGCTGACGCAGTTTCCAATCGGCATGATCGGGGATCGGATTGGCCGGAAAATTCTCCTTCCTCTGCTTTCTTTACTTGGTGCGGCAGCATTCGCTCTCTCAGGAGTGATGTCCGCAAGCTACTACGGGCTTTTTTTTACATTCCTTGCAGCAGGTATGCTGATCGGTTCACTCTACTCGCTCAGCATGAGCTATGTCAGTGACATGCTTGATCGGCCGCTGATTCCGCTTGGCAACATCCTGATGAGCTTCTGCTACAGCATCGGATGCATGGCCGGGCCGGTTGCAAGCAACTCATTGATCAGACCTTTTCCAAGAGGCGGCCTTTTTTTCGGCATCTCATTCATCCTGCTCATTGTCTCTCTCAGCTCAAGTCTCCAGCGAAAACGCCACACAGGAAAGAAACAGCCGGCCGTGACTCAGAGTACGGAGACTGCCCGCTCATGA
- a CDS encoding TlpA family protein disulfide reductase — MKKILILPDLALATHWMNRPVTREELIGKPLLIHFWSVSCHKCKQALPVIQAIRDRYAGTLNTVAIHLPLSESDRDINEVARICAMYGISEPLLIDNTRQIAGAFDNRYVPAYYLFDSWGNLAEYHLGERGALRIQGAADRLLTSF; from the coding sequence TTGAAAAAAATTCTGATACTGCCTGACCTGGCATTAGCGACTCATTGGATGAACCGGCCTGTTACGCGGGAAGAACTGATCGGCAAACCGCTGCTGATTCATTTCTGGTCGGTCAGCTGCCATAAATGCAAGCAAGCCCTGCCGGTCATCCAGGCGATCCGTGACCGGTACGCGGGCACCTTGAATACTGTCGCAATTCACCTGCCTCTTTCCGAAAGTGATCGCGATATTAATGAAGTGGCTCGCATTTGCGCGATGTACGGAATCAGTGAGCCTCTCTTGATTGACAACACCCGTCAGATTGCCGGTGCATTTGACAATCGCTATGTTCCGGCTTACTACCTGTTTGATAGTTGGGGAAATCTGGCTGAATACCATCTTGGCGAGCGCGGGGCGCTGAGAATCCAGGGCGCTGCTGACCGCCTGCTGACGTCATTTTGA
- a CDS encoding VanZ family protein produces MLKITKKRPLFIVLFVCYLTTLLILTLFTHNYYTYGQSVNLEIFSSIQLMLKSREPELILKNVLGNVILFIPMGVLFPLLFFKVRFFLLTLLLGFVLSLFIETAQYLFAARIFDIDDILLNVTGALIGHVLFSMVRFFKNKVFIFFSK; encoded by the coding sequence TTGCTGAAAATAACAAAGAAACGACCGCTGTTTATTGTACTGTTCGTCTGTTATCTAACGACACTGCTCATCCTTACACTGTTCACGCATAATTACTATACTTACGGACAGTCCGTTAATTTAGAAATTTTCAGCAGCATCCAGCTTATGCTGAAGAGCAGAGAACCAGAATTGATACTGAAAAATGTGTTGGGGAATGTGATCCTCTTTATTCCCATGGGCGTGCTGTTCCCGCTTCTATTTTTCAAAGTGCGTTTTTTTCTTCTGACGCTATTGCTTGGGTTCGTGCTCAGCTTATTTATCGAAACGGCACAATATCTGTTTGCCGCACGGATTTTTGATATTGACGACATATTGCTGAATGTGACCGGCGCGTTAATTGGCCATGTGCTTTTTAGTATGGTACGTTTTTTCAAGAATAAGGTGTTCATTTTCTTTTCAAAATGA
- a CDS encoding YihY/virulence factor BrkB family protein, with amino-acid sequence MGKRRKLKEIEIFVKFLSKRFVEDHTVDLAATLAYYFLLSLFPLVIFLFAILPYLGLTQEQLILFLGQYLPGEVMSLIRQNLGSVFTKSGGLLSIGVIATLWPASGAVNALIRTLNRAYHVRETRSFIVIQVLAVCLTVAMVFAIAMTLAVNVASVAWAETLFHQLGMPDTFTDLWSVISTFVTFAVIIIIFAFLYSLGPNMRLKLKDVMIGAVVAGLGWQLASYAFSFYVRYFGHYTSTYGTLGGIIILMVWFYLTAFTVILGGQINAICYHLVTDKKTGFQNEK; translated from the coding sequence GTGGGGAAGAGAAGAAAGCTCAAAGAAATAGAGATATTTGTTAAGTTTCTCAGCAAACGTTTTGTTGAAGATCACACAGTGGATCTGGCGGCAACATTGGCCTATTATTTTTTGTTGTCACTTTTTCCGCTTGTGATTTTTTTATTTGCCATTCTCCCATATCTCGGGCTGACACAGGAGCAGCTGATTCTGTTTCTCGGTCAGTACCTGCCGGGAGAAGTCATGTCGCTGATCAGGCAGAACCTTGGCAGCGTGTTTACAAAAAGCGGGGGCCTGCTTTCAATTGGTGTGATCGCTACCCTCTGGCCCGCGTCAGGTGCGGTGAATGCCCTAATCCGCACGCTGAACCGGGCTTATCATGTCAGGGAAACGCGCTCTTTTATCGTAATACAGGTTTTGGCGGTATGTTTAACTGTAGCCATGGTTTTTGCGATTGCGATGACACTGGCTGTAAACGTCGCTTCGGTAGCGTGGGCGGAGACGCTTTTTCACCAGCTGGGCATGCCTGATACATTCACCGATTTGTGGTCGGTGATCAGCACTTTTGTCACTTTTGCCGTGATCATTATCATCTTCGCATTTCTCTATAGCCTCGGACCTAACATGCGTTTGAAATTGAAAGACGTCATGATTGGCGCCGTGGTCGCAGGACTTGGCTGGCAGCTGGCATCCTACGCTTTTTCTTTCTACGTACGCTATTTTGGGCACTATACGTCCACCTATGGCACACTCGGCGGAATTATTATATTGATGGTCTGGTTTTATCTGACCGCTTTCACGGTGATTCTTGGCGGCCAGATTAATGCGATCTGTTATCACTTGGTCACGGACAAGAAAACAGGCTTCCAAAATGAAAAATAA
- a CDS encoding low molecular weight protein-tyrosine-phosphatase, with protein sequence MIRVLFVCLGNICRSPMAEAVFRDKVNKCGAADRIQVDSAGTGNWHTGDVPHPGTRKILNRAGITFSGIQARTVTADDLLRFDQIIAMDRMNEQDLFRMAGIDPSTNKKISRFMQLLDDRGGRDVPDPYYTGRFDEVYRLIDKGTNVLLEELLRGWTPPF encoded by the coding sequence ATGATTCGCGTACTTTTCGTTTGCCTCGGCAATATTTGCCGATCGCCGATGGCAGAGGCTGTCTTTCGCGACAAAGTCAATAAGTGTGGTGCCGCGGACAGAATCCAAGTGGATTCAGCAGGGACAGGAAATTGGCATACCGGTGATGTACCGCATCCCGGGACAAGAAAAATATTGAACAGAGCCGGAATTACATTCAGTGGCATTCAGGCGCGTACGGTTACTGCTGATGATCTGCTGCGATTTGACCAGATTATCGCCATGGATCGGATGAATGAACAGGATCTATTTCGGATGGCAGGAATTGATCCATCGACAAATAAGAAAATCAGCCGCTTTATGCAGCTGCTGGATGACCGTGGTGGAAGGGATGTACCTGACCCTTATTATACCGGCAGGTTTGATGAAGTTTATCGGTTGATCGACAAGGGGACTAACGTGTTGCTCGAAGAACTCTTGAGGGGATGGACACCGCCGTTCTAA
- a CDS encoding M3 family oligoendopeptidase: MKTLNQQWNLDPIFKGGSNSADYKEFLDQLENDIADYKKGLKVRTHPFTADSANDFRKCVLNYENLDQRLGEAAAFSECLNAQNMKDEKATSLSNRIQSLSADFNSCSTLLNTILRTISDEDWKILTGAGMEEIRFALQERRNLSKKKLPSEQEELIGSLSVDGYHAWGNLYYALVGKIKIPLDHPEKGKEVLSVSQVNNLLDDADRSIRKSAFEVLESSWSDSGDLFAATLNHVAGYRLSAYKARGWDDVLDEPLDYNRMSRETLDMMWQTTNEYKPELVKFLDRKAQLLGLKKLSWFDVDAPLTRSSKKISYEEAAGFVVDNFKTFNPKMADFAKNALENRWIEAENRSNKRPGGFCTSFPITGQSRIFMTFSGTAANTSTIAHELGHAYHQSVMNNLPYLSQHYAMNVAETASTFSEMIVGDAAASAAKTKDEKLAFLSNKLERSIALLMNIHARFLFETRFYGERKKGMVSVERLNDLMLQAQKEAYLDSLDVYHPTFWASKLHFYITDWPFYNFPYTFGFLFSTGIYVRALKEGKSFAEKYDALLRDTGRMTTEQLAEKHLGADLTSPDFWRTALDYCLRDVNEFLALTE; this comes from the coding sequence ATGAAAACACTGAATCAGCAGTGGAATCTGGATCCGATTTTCAAAGGCGGAAGCAACTCTGCCGATTATAAAGAGTTTCTGGATCAGTTGGAAAATGACATTGCGGACTACAAAAAAGGCCTGAAAGTAAGAACCCATCCTTTCACTGCAGACAGCGCCAATGATTTTCGCAAGTGTGTGCTCAATTATGAAAACCTGGATCAAAGACTGGGCGAGGCGGCTGCGTTTTCCGAATGCCTGAACGCTCAAAATATGAAGGACGAGAAGGCAACATCACTCAGCAACCGCATACAAAGTTTATCCGCAGACTTCAATTCATGCAGCACACTGCTGAATACAATACTTCGTACGATTTCGGACGAGGACTGGAAGATTCTGACCGGGGCAGGAATGGAAGAGATACGCTTCGCTCTTCAGGAGAGAAGAAACCTTTCAAAAAAGAAACTTCCTTCCGAGCAGGAAGAATTGATCGGCAGCCTTTCCGTCGATGGTTATCACGCCTGGGGCAATCTATACTATGCACTGGTGGGAAAAATCAAAATCCCATTGGATCATCCGGAAAAGGGAAAAGAAGTACTTTCAGTCAGCCAGGTAAACAATCTGCTTGACGATGCTGATCGCAGCATCCGTAAATCAGCATTCGAAGTGCTTGAATCTTCATGGTCAGATAGCGGGGACTTGTTTGCCGCGACACTGAACCACGTCGCAGGCTACCGCCTTTCGGCTTATAAAGCCAGAGGCTGGGATGATGTTCTGGACGAACCGCTGGACTACAACCGCATGTCCCGCGAGACTCTGGATATGATGTGGCAGACCACAAACGAATATAAACCTGAATTGGTAAAATTTCTTGACCGGAAAGCTCAGCTGCTCGGACTGAAAAAACTATCCTGGTTCGATGTCGATGCTCCACTCACCCGCAGCAGTAAAAAAATTTCATATGAAGAAGCTGCAGGCTTTGTCGTTGACAACTTCAAAACGTTCAACCCGAAAATGGCGGATTTTGCGAAAAATGCACTGGAAAACCGCTGGATTGAAGCGGAAAACCGCAGCAACAAGCGGCCGGGCGGTTTCTGCACGAGTTTTCCGATCACCGGCCAGTCACGCATCTTCATGACGTTCAGTGGAACAGCAGCGAACACTTCAACCATTGCCCATGAACTCGGCCATGCTTACCATCAGTCAGTTATGAATAACCTGCCCTATCTCTCCCAGCATTACGCGATGAATGTGGCAGAGACCGCATCGACATTTTCAGAAATGATCGTCGGCGATGCTGCGGCATCGGCAGCCAAAACTAAAGATGAGAAGCTGGCATTCCTAAGCAATAAACTGGAACGCAGCATCGCACTGCTGATGAATATCCATGCACGTTTTCTTTTTGAAACGCGTTTTTATGGCGAACGGAAAAAGGGCATGGTCAGTGTGGAGCGTCTGAATGACTTAATGCTTCAAGCGCAAAAAGAAGCTTATTTGGACTCGCTCGATGTCTATCATCCGACATTCTGGGCATCCAAACTCCACTTTTATATCACAGATTGGCCTTTCTACAACTTTCCTTATACTTTCGGCTTCCTCTTCAGTACAGGCATTTACGTACGCGCCTTGAAAGAAGGAAAATCATTTGCTGAAAAATATGATGCGCTGCTTCGCGATACGGGCAGAATGACTACCGAACAACTGGCTGAAAAACATCTCGGTGCAGATCTTACTTCACCTGATTTCTGGCGTACGGCGCTCGACTACTGCCTTCGGGATGTGAATGAATTCTTAGCTTTAACTGAGTGA
- a CDS encoding VIT1/CCC1 transporter family protein, with amino-acid sequence MGQGKSGMNQKLNVLRAGVLGANDGIVSTAGIVIGVAGATTNTMTLVISGLAGLVSGALSMGGGEYVSVSTQKDTEKAVVAAEEAELKDDYEGEINELAKIYEKNGLSEELSRKVAIELMSKDALGAHAAAELGVNPADLVNPWHAAFSSMISFAIGAILPFLFIVLMPISVRVIFTVIAVLLALALTGFVSAKLGGAASRPAIARNVIVGALTMTITYTVGHLL; translated from the coding sequence ATGGGACAAGGAAAGAGCGGAATGAATCAGAAATTGAATGTACTTCGGGCCGGCGTTCTTGGAGCAAATGACGGCATTGTATCAACAGCCGGAATCGTTATCGGTGTTGCCGGGGCAACTACAAACACGATGACGCTGGTTATTTCAGGCTTGGCCGGTCTTGTTTCCGGTGCCCTTTCCATGGGCGGGGGTGAATATGTTTCAGTCAGCACACAGAAGGACACAGAAAAAGCAGTTGTCGCTGCAGAGGAAGCCGAACTTAAAGATGACTATGAAGGTGAAATCAACGAACTCGCAAAAATTTATGAAAAAAACGGGCTTTCTGAAGAACTTTCTAGAAAAGTTGCCATTGAACTGATGAGTAAAGATGCGCTCGGCGCACACGCTGCAGCAGAACTGGGTGTGAACCCGGCTGATCTTGTCAATCCATGGCATGCCGCATTTTCATCAATGATTTCTTTTGCGATCGGAGCGATTCTTCCTTTTCTGTTCATTGTCCTGATGCCGATTTCCGTGCGTGTTATTTTTACGGTCATAGCAGTTCTGCTTGCTCTGGCGCTGACGGGATTCGTCAGCGCTAAACTGGGTGGAGCGGCGAGCCGGCCGGCAATTGCCAGGAATGTGATTGTCGGTGCGCTGACCATGACCATTACTTACACCGTCGGTCATCTTTTATAA
- the ade gene encoding adenine deaminase yields MNLEGEDLIHRIRTASKKEPADLVIKNGKVVDVFSGKLIEADIAITGGTIIGLGSYEGKRILNAEGKIVSPALIDGHVHIESSMLTPGAFAGVLAAHGVTSAVTDPHEIANVLGADGIRFMLERAADSLIDIYVMLPSSVPATSFEHNGATLHAEDLEPLFENDHVLGLAEVMDFPAVLNADPLMVEKLLMTRRHSWRIDGHAAGLDADGVNVYKAAGIRTDHECVNIDEAKDRLSRGMYIMIRQGTVAKDLPQLIGLVDETNSRRFLFCTDDKYTDDLISEGSVDYNVRMAIRSGLDPITCIKMASLNAAECYGLRTKGAIAPGYEANFLLLDDLDSFSIDKVYVRGVLVSENGKAVMKHSAHTVKAEDHPLILPELTPEKFRIKIGPTQKAHVIEIIPNSLVTRDTVEKVPVQDGNFSSSEREDLLKMAVIERHKGLGTIGLGIVKGFGLKSGAIATTIAHDSHNLVVTGYSDSDMIAAAERLKALKGGMVVINKGKVTAELALPIAGLMTDAAAEEVAEKLAVLRQAAAALGASESFNPFLTLSFLSLPVIPDLKLTDTGLFDVRTFCHIPVSAG; encoded by the coding sequence TTGAATTTGGAGGGCGAAGACTTGATTCACCGTATCCGCACGGCTTCTAAAAAAGAGCCGGCAGATTTAGTGATAAAAAATGGAAAGGTGGTCGACGTTTTCAGCGGGAAACTGATTGAGGCTGATATCGCGATTACAGGCGGCACCATTATCGGACTGGGAAGTTACGAGGGAAAAAGGATTTTGAATGCGGAAGGAAAGATCGTCAGCCCCGCCCTGATTGACGGGCACGTGCATATTGAGTCCTCAATGCTGACGCCGGGAGCGTTCGCCGGCGTACTTGCCGCTCATGGAGTTACATCAGCGGTGACCGATCCGCATGAAATTGCCAATGTACTTGGTGCAGACGGAATCCGTTTTATGCTGGAACGTGCGGCGGACAGCCTGATCGATATCTATGTCATGCTGCCCTCTTCGGTACCGGCTACTTCGTTTGAACACAACGGTGCCACGCTTCACGCTGAAGATCTCGAACCGCTTTTTGAAAATGATCATGTGCTTGGGCTTGCCGAAGTGATGGATTTTCCGGCCGTTCTGAACGCCGATCCGCTGATGGTCGAAAAGCTGCTGATGACCCGCAGACATTCATGGAGGATCGACGGTCATGCGGCCGGACTGGATGCGGACGGGGTGAATGTATATAAAGCTGCCGGCATCCGAACCGACCATGAGTGCGTAAACATTGATGAAGCGAAAGATCGCCTGTCGCGCGGCATGTACATCATGATCCGCCAGGGCACGGTGGCCAAGGATCTGCCGCAGCTGATCGGGCTTGTCGATGAAACGAACAGCAGGCGCTTCCTGTTCTGCACGGATGACAAATACACAGACGATTTGATCTCAGAAGGCAGTGTCGACTACAACGTCCGAATGGCGATCCGCAGCGGGCTCGACCCGATTACCTGCATCAAAATGGCTTCCCTCAACGCTGCGGAATGCTACGGGCTGCGCACAAAAGGGGCAATTGCACCGGGCTACGAAGCGAATTTTCTGCTGCTTGACGACCTGGACAGCTTCTCCATAGATAAAGTCTACGTCCGTGGCGTACTTGTCTCTGAAAACGGGAAAGCAGTCATGAAACATTCAGCGCACACTGTAAAAGCTGAGGATCATCCTTTGATCCTGCCCGAGCTGACACCGGAAAAATTCCGGATTAAAATCGGTCCAACGCAAAAAGCGCACGTGATTGAGATCATCCCGAACAGTCTGGTTACTCGTGACACTGTTGAAAAAGTGCCTGTTCAGGACGGCAATTTTTCTTCTTCTGAAAGAGAAGATTTGCTGAAAATGGCCGTCATTGAACGCCACAAGGGCCTCGGAACAATCGGATTGGGCATTGTCAAAGGCTTTGGATTGAAATCCGGAGCAATTGCCACAACTATCGCCCATGATTCCCATAACCTGGTCGTCACCGGATATAGTGATTCGGATATGATCGCAGCTGCTGAAAGACTTAAGGCGCTAAAAGGCGGCATGGTGGTCATTAACAAGGGAAAAGTGACGGCGGAACTGGCCCTGCCGATTGCCGGATTAATGACCGACGCAGCTGCTGAAGAGGTGGCGGAAAAACTGGCGGTGTTAAGACAGGCGGCCGCGGCACTGGGGGCCTCTGAATCATTCAACCCGTTCCTGACCTTGTCCTTTCTCAGCCTTCCGGTCATTCCCGATCTGAAGCTGACAGACACCGGACTGTTTGATGTGCGCACCTTCTGCCACATTCCGGTTTCCGCCGGCTGA